One segment of Solanum lycopersicum chromosome 1, SLM_r2.1 DNA contains the following:
- the LOC138342426 gene encoding uncharacterized protein, producing MANGETKEALLTLALVMENLALVMKTQVNRDIGPRVSAMESTMTSKLRDFVRMNHPIFFGSKVGEDPQAFLDVVYKIVHAMDELLGRKSYQLTDITQVWFTQWKYSEPVESGPLEWEEFKEAFLERYFPREKTEIKIEEFINLRQVSMSVEVYSLKFILLSKYDSSLLSNHRDEMSRFFTGVLDMVKEECRTDMLHGDMNLSSLIVYGQSIEESKIGRRSTDTKKGRTNKQVQHKFKNRSPNKGCSSARKLKYGRGGGTQMVKPTCANCGKKHFHKCLAGTSGCFVFGQDDNKLRDCPTIAARGREAKQIPPNVLDRRLW from the coding sequence ATGGCTAATGGAGAGACTAAAGAGGCTCTCCTTACCCTAGCCCTAGTTATGGAAAACCTAGCCCTAGTTATGAAAACTCAAGTGAATAGAGACATTGGGCCTAGGGTGAGTGCAATGGAGAGTACTATGACCTCTAAATTGAgggactttgtgaggatgaatcatCCTATCTTCTTTGGTTCTAAGGtaggagaggatccccaagctTTCTTGGATGTTGTGTATAAGATAGTGCATGCAATGGACGAACTTCTAGGGAGAAAGTCGTATCAATTGACGGATATCACTCAAGTATGGTTTACTCAATGGAAGTATAGTGAACCAGTTGAATCGGGTCCCTTAGAGtgggaagagtttaaggaaGCATTCTTAGAGAGATACTTTCCCCGTGAGAAGACGGAGATTAAGATTGAGGAATTTATAAACCTTAGGCAGGTTAGCATGAGTGTTGAGGTGTATTCCTTAAAGTTTATCCTATTGTCTAAGTATGATTCATCGTTGTTGTCTAACcatagggatgagatgagtaggttcttTACTGGAGTTTTGGATATGGTGAAGGAAGAGTGTCGTACAGACATGCTTCATGGCGACATGAATCTATCTAGTCTTATAGTGTATGGTCAATCCATTGAAGAGTCTAAAATTGGGAGGAGAAGTACAGATACTAAGAAGGGAAGAACCAACAAGCAAGTTCAACATAAGTTTAAGAATAGGTCTCCAAATAAAGGTTGTTCTAGTGCTCGTAAACTAAAATATGGGAGAGGAGGTGGTACCCAAATGGTTAAGCCTACATGTGCTAATTGTGGTAAGAAACATTTTCACAAGTGTCTAGCCGGTACTAGTGGGTGCTTTGTATttggacaggatgataacaagtTAAGAGATTGTCCTACTATTGCGGCTAGAGGAAGAGAGGCTAAGCAAATTCCTCCTAATGTTCTCGATAGAAGATTGTGGTGA